In Oreochromis aureus strain Israel breed Guangdong linkage group 15, ZZ_aureus, whole genome shotgun sequence, a single genomic region encodes these proteins:
- the txlnba gene encoding beta-taxilin isoform X1 — METSVEAAEVLVPPTSDKVSSLEPESSEGETAGAACSASSPDNLDPVEQFSRQLNDIIYTYSSAAGVLNKQSGVEAEVEKVKEEAKDDITSAVDTGDTEASLVMQALNELSSPEEKLEALVRKYAELAALRRCDLQTLSALQQKLSVVLEERQQLQAEYRSSIAARSKLESLCREQQSFYNVLREETLQRCKEDEEKRTEITTHFQSMLGEIQSQIELHSARNEKLCRENVNLTDKLENLMTQCERREESLEKINKHRDLQQKLIEAKLQQANALLTEAEEKHKREKEYLLREAIDKTKKCFAMKEQELAMKKKLTLYGQKFDEFQATLAKSNEIYVRFKKEMENMSDKMKKVEKESNLWKTRFENCNKALTDMIEERTEKGREYDLFVLKIQKLEKLCRALQDERKVLYEKIKDVRYSNANLPTKVFGISNLNNKPEGADESALLTPDEMQEIEEEDPVLTEGMSRLKEEQTKLQEFAASLLTTTVDNEEEENNELDLEEDLVSSAFFHFKAKPQVKEGLDSVPEQVEDVKSKAPDSELPQPVKVEEVLDQVVPSAEATTTQETTLETALDPNTEAIKVQTQVEAEEVQQAEPDAEIQQTITPVPKLEPEQAKAEIGMEAMKAEVLEETGEITPGATVKDVKDQEQSIEPTSESDPEKAKFDPQTDAMKVEIQEESGEGKPQVALQDDKDQQQPTESLLTPETEKTRVSPAMDAEEMKAELKEETGEGKPVVLLQDEKDQQQIAEPIQAPEAVLKPSESASSSVNTKSAPSSDADPKKQVPKKKKKKSGKNAS; from the exons ATGGAGACGTCGGTGGAAGCAGCTGAGGTGTTGGTGCCTCCCACATCTGACAAGGTGTCTTCCCTGGAGCCTGAGAGCAGCGAGGGTGAGACGGCAGGTGCAGCTTGCTCCGCCTCCTCTCCTGACAATCTGGACCCTGTAGAGCAGTTCAGTCGACAGCTGAATGACATCATCTACACGTATAGCTCTGCAGCCGGCGTCCTCAACAAACAG AGTGGGGTGGAGGCGGAGGTGGAAAAGGTGAAGGAGGAGGCAAAAGATGACATCACAAGCGCCGTGGACACAGGTGACACAG AGGCCTCTCTCGTCATGCAGGCCCTGAACGAACTCTCTTCTCCAGAGGAGAAACTGGAAGCTCTGGTCAGGAAGTATGCTGAGCTG GCGGCCTTGCGGCGCTGCGATCTGCAGACATTGAGTGCTCTGCAGCAGAAGTTGTCCGTTGTGCTGGAGGAGCGGCAGCAGCTGCAGGCCGAGTATCGCAGCAGCATCGCAGCTCGCAGCAAACTGGAGAGTCTGTGCAGAGAGCAGCAGTCATTCTACAATGTTCTGAGG GAGGAGACTCTGCAGCGCTGCAAGGAGGATGAGGAGAAGAGAACGGAGATCACCACCCACTTCCAGAGCATGCTCGGTGAGATCCAGAGCCAGATTGAGCTGCACAGCGCACGAAATGAGAAGCTGTGCCGTGAAAACGTCAACCTGACCGACAAGTTGGAGAACCTCATGACCCAGTGTGAACGGAGGGAGGAG AGTTTGGAGAAGATCAACAAGCATCGTGACCTGCAGCAGAAACTGATTGAAGCCAAACTACAGCAGGCCAACGCTCTGCTGACCGAagctgaggagaaacacaagagaGAGAAGGAATAC TTGCTTAGGGAGGCTAttgacaaaacaaagaaatgcttCGCTATGAAGGAGCAGGAGCTGGCCATGAAGAAGAAG CTGACCCTGTATGGTCAGAAGTTTGATGAGTTCCAGGCAACTCTGGCCAAAAGCAATGAAATCTACGTCCGTTTCAAAAAGGAGATGGAAAAT atgtCAGACAAGATGAAGAAAGTGGAGAAAGAGTCCAATCTGTGGAAGACGAGGTTTGAGAACTGCAACAAGGCTTTGACTGATATGATAGAAGAG agaacagagaaaGGTAGAGAGTACGATCTGTTCGTCCTGAAGATTCAGAAGCTGGAGAAGCTTTGCCGTGCCCTCCAGGATGAAAGGAAAGTGCTCTATGAAAAAATCAAGGATGTTCGCTACTCTAATGCCAACCTTCCAACAAAGGTCTTTGGCATCTCCAACCTCAATAACAAGCCTGAGGGTGCCGACGAATCTGCCCTACTGACTCCTGATGAGATGCAGGAAATCGAGGAGGAGGACCCGGTTCTGACAGAGGGCATGTCCCGCCTGAAGGAGGAGCAGACCAAGCTGCAAGAGTTTGCTGCCTCCCTGTTGACAACAACTGTTGACAATGAGGAAGAGGAAAATAATGAGTTAGACCTTGAAGAAGATCTAGTTTCATCTGCATTTTTCCATTTCAAAGCAAAACCTCAAGTCAAAGAGGGTCTGGATTCAGTCCCTGAGCAGGTGGAAGATGTAAAGTCAAAAGCACCAGATTCAGAGCTGCCACAGCCAGTGAAGGTGGAGGAGGTTCTAGATCAGGTTGTGCCTTCTGCAGAAGCCACAACCACTCAGGAGACAACTTTAGAAACAGCATTAGATCCGAATACAGAGGCGATAAAGGTTCAGACACAAGTTGAGGCTGAAGAGGTGCAGCAAGCGGAGCCAGACGCAGAGATCCAGCAGACTATCACACCTGTACCAAAACTAGAACCAGAACAAGCCAAAGCTGAAATAGGAATGGAGGCGATGAAGGCTGAGGTCCTGGAGGAGACCGGTGAGATCACACCAGGGGCAACAGTGAAAGATGTGAAAGACCAGGAGCAGTCCATTGAACCTACATCAGAATCAGACCCTGAGAAAGCCAAGTTTGATCCACAAACAGACGCAATGAAGGTTGAGATCCAGGAGGAGTCTGGTGAGGGCAAACCACAAGTGGCTCTGCAAGATGATAAGGATCAGCAACAGCCCACTGAATCTCTACTAACACCAGAGACTGAGAAAACTAGGGTCTCTCCCGCAATGGATGCAGAAGAAATGAAGGCCGAGCTCAAGGAGGAGACCGGTGAGGGCAAGCCAGTGGTGCTTCTACAAGACGAGAAGGATCAGCAGCAGATAGCCGAACCCATTCAGGCACCAGAAGCAGTCTTAAAACCCTCAGAGTCAGCCTCGTCTTCTGTGAACACTAAATCAGCTCCATCCTCTGACGCAGACCCCAAGAAGCAGGtcccaaagaaaaagaagaagaagagtggcAAGAATGCCAGCTAA
- the txlnba gene encoding beta-taxilin isoform X2, whose protein sequence is METSVEAAEVLVPPTSDKVSSLEPESSEGETAGAACSASSPDNLDPVEQFSRQLNDIIYTYSSAAGVLNKQSGVEAEVEKVKEEAKDDITSAVDTGDTEASLVMQALNELSSPEEKLEALVRKYAELAALRRCDLQTLSALQQKLSVVLEERQQLQAEYRSSIAARSKLESLCREQQSFYNVLREETLQRCKEDEEKRTEITTHFQSMLGEIQSQIELHSARNEKLCRENVNLTDKLENLMTQCERREESLEKINKHRDLQQKLIEAKLQQANALLTEAEEKHKREKEYLLVQAAEWKLQAQTLREQGTVMQAQLTLYGQKFDEFQATLAKSNEIYVRFKKEMENMSDKMKKVEKESNLWKTRFENCNKALTDMIEERTEKGREYDLFVLKIQKLEKLCRALQDERKVLYEKIKDVRYSNANLPTKVFGISNLNNKPEGADESALLTPDEMQEIEEEDPVLTEGMSRLKEEQTKLQEFAASLLTTTVDNEEEENNELDLEEDLVSSAFFHFKAKPQVKEGLDSVPEQVEDVKSKAPDSELPQPVKVEEVLDQVVPSAEATTTQETTLETALDPNTEAIKVQTQVEAEEVQQAEPDAEIQQTITPVPKLEPEQAKAEIGMEAMKAEVLEETGEITPGATVKDVKDQEQSIEPTSESDPEKAKFDPQTDAMKVEIQEESGEGKPQVALQDDKDQQQPTESLLTPETEKTRVSPAMDAEEMKAELKEETGEGKPVVLLQDEKDQQQIAEPIQAPEAVLKPSESASSSVNTKSAPSSDADPKKQVPKKKKKKSGKNAS, encoded by the exons ATGGAGACGTCGGTGGAAGCAGCTGAGGTGTTGGTGCCTCCCACATCTGACAAGGTGTCTTCCCTGGAGCCTGAGAGCAGCGAGGGTGAGACGGCAGGTGCAGCTTGCTCCGCCTCCTCTCCTGACAATCTGGACCCTGTAGAGCAGTTCAGTCGACAGCTGAATGACATCATCTACACGTATAGCTCTGCAGCCGGCGTCCTCAACAAACAG AGTGGGGTGGAGGCGGAGGTGGAAAAGGTGAAGGAGGAGGCAAAAGATGACATCACAAGCGCCGTGGACACAGGTGACACAG AGGCCTCTCTCGTCATGCAGGCCCTGAACGAACTCTCTTCTCCAGAGGAGAAACTGGAAGCTCTGGTCAGGAAGTATGCTGAGCTG GCGGCCTTGCGGCGCTGCGATCTGCAGACATTGAGTGCTCTGCAGCAGAAGTTGTCCGTTGTGCTGGAGGAGCGGCAGCAGCTGCAGGCCGAGTATCGCAGCAGCATCGCAGCTCGCAGCAAACTGGAGAGTCTGTGCAGAGAGCAGCAGTCATTCTACAATGTTCTGAGG GAGGAGACTCTGCAGCGCTGCAAGGAGGATGAGGAGAAGAGAACGGAGATCACCACCCACTTCCAGAGCATGCTCGGTGAGATCCAGAGCCAGATTGAGCTGCACAGCGCACGAAATGAGAAGCTGTGCCGTGAAAACGTCAACCTGACCGACAAGTTGGAGAACCTCATGACCCAGTGTGAACGGAGGGAGGAG AGTTTGGAGAAGATCAACAAGCATCGTGACCTGCAGCAGAAACTGATTGAAGCCAAACTACAGCAGGCCAACGCTCTGCTGACCGAagctgaggagaaacacaagagaGAGAAGGAATAC TTactggttcaggctgctgaatgGAAACTGCAGGCTCAGACACTCAGAGAGCAGGGGACTGTCATGCAGGCGCAG CTGACCCTGTATGGTCAGAAGTTTGATGAGTTCCAGGCAACTCTGGCCAAAAGCAATGAAATCTACGTCCGTTTCAAAAAGGAGATGGAAAAT atgtCAGACAAGATGAAGAAAGTGGAGAAAGAGTCCAATCTGTGGAAGACGAGGTTTGAGAACTGCAACAAGGCTTTGACTGATATGATAGAAGAG agaacagagaaaGGTAGAGAGTACGATCTGTTCGTCCTGAAGATTCAGAAGCTGGAGAAGCTTTGCCGTGCCCTCCAGGATGAAAGGAAAGTGCTCTATGAAAAAATCAAGGATGTTCGCTACTCTAATGCCAACCTTCCAACAAAGGTCTTTGGCATCTCCAACCTCAATAACAAGCCTGAGGGTGCCGACGAATCTGCCCTACTGACTCCTGATGAGATGCAGGAAATCGAGGAGGAGGACCCGGTTCTGACAGAGGGCATGTCCCGCCTGAAGGAGGAGCAGACCAAGCTGCAAGAGTTTGCTGCCTCCCTGTTGACAACAACTGTTGACAATGAGGAAGAGGAAAATAATGAGTTAGACCTTGAAGAAGATCTAGTTTCATCTGCATTTTTCCATTTCAAAGCAAAACCTCAAGTCAAAGAGGGTCTGGATTCAGTCCCTGAGCAGGTGGAAGATGTAAAGTCAAAAGCACCAGATTCAGAGCTGCCACAGCCAGTGAAGGTGGAGGAGGTTCTAGATCAGGTTGTGCCTTCTGCAGAAGCCACAACCACTCAGGAGACAACTTTAGAAACAGCATTAGATCCGAATACAGAGGCGATAAAGGTTCAGACACAAGTTGAGGCTGAAGAGGTGCAGCAAGCGGAGCCAGACGCAGAGATCCAGCAGACTATCACACCTGTACCAAAACTAGAACCAGAACAAGCCAAAGCTGAAATAGGAATGGAGGCGATGAAGGCTGAGGTCCTGGAGGAGACCGGTGAGATCACACCAGGGGCAACAGTGAAAGATGTGAAAGACCAGGAGCAGTCCATTGAACCTACATCAGAATCAGACCCTGAGAAAGCCAAGTTTGATCCACAAACAGACGCAATGAAGGTTGAGATCCAGGAGGAGTCTGGTGAGGGCAAACCACAAGTGGCTCTGCAAGATGATAAGGATCAGCAACAGCCCACTGAATCTCTACTAACACCAGAGACTGAGAAAACTAGGGTCTCTCCCGCAATGGATGCAGAAGAAATGAAGGCCGAGCTCAAGGAGGAGACCGGTGAGGGCAAGCCAGTGGTGCTTCTACAAGACGAGAAGGATCAGCAGCAGATAGCCGAACCCATTCAGGCACCAGAAGCAGTCTTAAAACCCTCAGAGTCAGCCTCGTCTTCTGTGAACACTAAATCAGCTCCATCCTCTGACGCAGACCCCAAGAAGCAGGtcccaaagaaaaagaagaagaagagtggcAAGAATGCCAGCTAA